The nucleotide window TACCGCACCTACCATGGCGGCGCCATGAACCCGGCGGTGCAGAGCGCCAGCATCGCCGCGTGGAACGACGAAGCGCATGTGCGCGAGAACCGCGCCGCCTACGTGCGCAAGTTCAGCGAAGTCACGCCGATGCTGGCCGAAGTGCTTGACGTGGCGCTGCCCGATGCCGGCTTCTACCTGTGGGCCGATGTCTCGCGCACCGGCCTCTCCGATACGGAATTCGCCGCGCGGCTGCTGGCCGGGCAGAACGTTACCGTGCTGCCCGGCAGCTACCTGGCGCGCGAATCTGACGGAATCAACCCCGGCGCCAACCGCGTGCGCATGGCGCTGGTGGCGACGCCTGAGGAATGCCTGGAAGGGGCGCGGCGGATCGTGGAATTTTGCAAGTCGCTGGCCTGAGGCCTGATTGTCCAATTGTGTTCTCCCTCTCCCTTCAAGGGGAGAGGGTCGGGGTGAAGGGTGGTTTGGCAAGGCACCACGCCCGTAGAACCGCCCACCCTCACCCCCTGCCCCTCTCCCGCAAGCGGGAGAGGGGAGCAAACAAGAGGTCGAGGCTGAGACTCGACGACCGAACATCAACCCTGAGAAACCAAACATGACGCAAGCTCTGCAAGCCCTGATCGACCAGGCCTGGGAAGACCGCACCAGCCTGTCGCCGAAGTCCGCCCCCGCCGACATCCGCGAGGCCGTCGCCAACGTCATCGGCCAGCTCGACGCCGGCACGCTGCGCGTGGCCGAGAAGCAAGGCAAGGACTGGATCGTCAACCAGTGGGTCAAGAAGGCCGTGCTGCTGTCGTTCCGCCTGGAAGACAACGCGCCGATGAGCGCCGGCGGCTTTGCCCAGTTCTACGACAAGGTGCCGACCAAGTTCGCCAACTGGAGCGGCGACGACTTCGCCAAGGCAGGCTTCCGCGTGGTGCCGCCCGCCGTGGCGCGCCGCGGTTCGTTCATCGCGAAGAACGCCGTGCTGATGCCGTCGTACGTCAACATCGGCGCCTATGTCGATGAAGGCACCATGGTCGACACCTGGGCCACGGTCGGGTCGTGCGCGCAGATCGGCAAGAACGTGCACCTGTCGGGCGGCGTCGGCATCGGCGGCGTGCTGGAGCCGCTGCAGGCCAACCCGGTGATCATCGAAGATAACTGCTTTATCGGCGCGCGCTCGGAAGTGGTCGAAGGCGTGATCGTCGAAGAAAACTCGGTGATCTCGATGGGCGTGTACCTGGGCCAGTCGACCAAGATCTACGACCGCGAAACCGGCGAGATCCACTATGGCCGCGTGCCGGCGGGCTCGGTGGTGGTGGCGGGCAACCTGCCGTCCAAGGATGGCAAGTACAGCCTGTACTGCGCCGTGATCGTGAAGAAGGTCGACGCGCAGACCCGCGCCAAGACCAGCCTGAACGACCTGCTGCGCGGCGACTGATCGCGCCATCGCGGCCCGCACGGGCCGCGACGCCCCGGGGCCCGGCTCCGGGGCGGATTTACCGCTGTCACCCGCCTGGCCAGGCTGAACATGCCCTCCCTCCGCAAGCGACTCATGGCCCTGGATCCCACCACTGTCAGTACCGTGCTTTCCCTGCTGCCCACCATTCTCGAGCAGGCCAACAAGACCCTCGAGAAACTGAAGAAGAACAAGCGCAAGGACGGCTCGCCCGAAGGCGCGGTGGCCGACGCGCGCGATCCCGCTACCCGTATCGCCGAACTCGAAGCCGCCGTGGTGCAGCAGGCCGAGTCGGTCAAGCTGCTGGCCGAGCAGCATGCCATCACCATCGACGCGCTGCGCAAGGAAGCGGCCCGGCTGGACCGGCGCCTGCGCCTGATGACCGCGGTGGCAATGGGCGGCGTGGCGCTGGGCCTCGGTGGCCTGGTGATCTCGTTGGACCTGCTGTTCCGCTGAAGCCGCCGGCTTTCCCATCGCATTCCATCAAGACTTGCCATGACCGTCCT belongs to Cupriavidus taiwanensis and includes:
- the dapD gene encoding 2,3,4,5-tetrahydropyridine-2,6-dicarboxylate N-succinyltransferase yields the protein MTQALQALIDQAWEDRTSLSPKSAPADIREAVANVIGQLDAGTLRVAEKQGKDWIVNQWVKKAVLLSFRLEDNAPMSAGGFAQFYDKVPTKFANWSGDDFAKAGFRVVPPAVARRGSFIAKNAVLMPSYVNIGAYVDEGTMVDTWATVGSCAQIGKNVHLSGGVGIGGVLEPLQANPVIIEDNCFIGARSEVVEGVIVEENSVISMGVYLGQSTKIYDRETGEIHYGRVPAGSVVVAGNLPSKDGKYSLYCAVIVKKVDAQTRAKTSLNDLLRGD